Proteins encoded within one genomic window of Chitinophagales bacterium:
- a CDS encoding OmpA family protein, whose product MKKIFILFFLIWGSLHSQNKMQKWQFNAGWSIHKLMDQDVGMVENLTQTDKFNLGFPLNYLSVSRHMFGGLSPEIKFATNLVARDPKKEISKILLANGMFNLKYSFANGYLLGVNSFFEPYLKGGAGMTYLDARDNDKFLPTYSFGGGLAFWFNNKRTFGLQLQQMYHTLPMFTTKQSSVDYFEYSASLGYRFGMKDRDKDGIPDDKDECPDAPGPKKFNGCPDKDGDGIPDTKDRCPDDAGLEEFEGCPDRDGDKVPDIDDKCPDTPGLIIFQGCPDFDKDSIPDYQDSCPKIKGIKKFNGCPDRDNDGIQDRFDKCPDTPGIVKFQGCPDRDNDSVPDYMDDCPDTPGLVKFKGCPDPNEKQKQALDSTISFKAQSIFFETAKFKILPKSYKILDEIVEIIKANPEMIFLIEGHTDIRGGELYNLELSKNRANSVAEYLVSKGVARVYLEAVGFGMKYPIADNRTESGRAKNRRVDITVKR is encoded by the coding sequence ATGAAGAAGATTTTTATACTTTTTTTTCTAATTTGGGGCAGTTTACACTCTCAGAACAAAATGCAAAAATGGCAATTCAATGCAGGCTGGAGCATTCATAAACTAATGGACCAAGATGTAGGAATGGTTGAAAATCTTACCCAGACGGACAAGTTCAACCTTGGCTTTCCACTCAATTACCTTAGTGTTTCTAGGCATATGTTTGGTGGATTATCCCCTGAAATAAAATTTGCCACGAATTTAGTAGCCAGAGATCCTAAAAAAGAAATAAGTAAGATACTTTTAGCTAATGGTATGTTTAATTTGAAATATTCCTTCGCTAATGGTTATCTGCTAGGGGTTAACTCATTTTTCGAGCCCTACTTAAAAGGTGGTGCAGGAATGACCTATTTAGATGCTCGTGACAACGATAAGTTTTTACCTACCTATAGTTTTGGAGGTGGTTTAGCTTTTTGGTTTAATAATAAGCGGACATTTGGTCTCCAGCTGCAGCAAATGTACCATACCTTGCCAATGTTTACCACTAAACAATCATCCGTAGATTATTTTGAATACTCTGCCTCTTTAGGATATCGATTTGGAATGAAAGATAGAGATAAAGATGGAATACCTGATGATAAAGACGAATGTCCTGATGCTCCGGGTCCAAAGAAATTTAATGGTTGTCCTGACAAAGATGGAGATGGAATACCTGACACTAAAGACCGATGCCCTGATGATGCAGGCTTAGAAGAGTTTGAAGGCTGTCCAGATAGAGATGGAGATAAGGTTCCTGATATTGATGATAAATGTCCTGATACACCAGGTTTGATTATCTTCCAAGGTTGCCCTGATTTTGATAAAGACAGTATCCCTGATTATCAAGATTCATGTCCTAAAATAAAAGGCATCAAGAAGTTTAATGGTTGTCCTGACCGAGATAATGATGGAATACAAGATAGATTTGACAAATGTCCTGATACTCCAGGTATTGTTAAATTCCAGGGATGCCCTGACCGAGATAATGATAGTGTTCCAGACTATATGGATGATTGTCCTGATACTCCAGGTCTGGTGAAGTTTAAAGGCTGCCCTGATCCGAATGAAAAACAAAAACAAGCCCTTGACTCTACGATTTCATTCAAGGCTCAGTCTATCTTCTTTGAAACTGCTAAGTTTAAAATTCTACCGAAGTCTTACAAAATTTTAGATGAGATTGTAGAAATAATAAAAGCAAATCCCGAAATGATCTTCTTAATTGAAGGACATACAGATATACGGGGTGGAGAATTATATAACCTCGAACTATCCAAAAACAGGGCAAATTCAGTAGCAGAATACCTTGTTTCAAAAGGGGTAGCCCGCGTGTATCTGGAAGCAGTAGGTTTCGGCATGAAATACCCAATAGCTGATAATCGAACGGAATCTGGACGCGCTAAAAACAGAAGGGTCGACATTACAGTCAAACGATAA
- the accC gene encoding acetyl-CoA carboxylase biotin carboxylase subunit, with the protein MQKILIANRGEIALRVMKSAKEMGIKTVAIFSEADRESPHVLYANEAVCVGPPPSNQSYLLGDKIIEICKKLKVDSVHPGYGFLSENADFARKLREAKITLIGPSPEAMDIMGDKISSKLAVKKYGTPLVPGIEDAISDVAAAKKVAAEIGYPIIIKASAGGGGKGMRIVQKEEEFEEQMERAMSEARNAFGNDACFLEKYVTNPRHIEVQVLGDHHGNYVYVFERECSIQRRHQKVVEEAPSCILTPEIREKIGEAAINAAKSCNYTNAGTVEFIVDDKLNFYFLEMNTRLQVEHPVSEMISGLDLVKEQIKIARGEKLGFKQEDLKINGHALELRVYAEDPQNNFLPDIGKLEVYQKPEGLGIRVDDGFREGMDIPIYYDPMIAKLVVHSKDRTDAIQKMKRAIKDYKIRGVKTTLDFGLFVLNHPNFISGDFDTGFVDKFYKPEYLNGVLTEEQVDVVEKFIACLPSESNEVKAVTTSIKQSNWKKNRVQR; encoded by the coding sequence ATGCAAAAAATACTTATTGCTAATCGTGGCGAAATAGCGTTGCGCGTCATGAAGTCAGCCAAAGAAATGGGTATCAAAACGGTAGCTATTTTCTCGGAAGCAGATAGGGAAAGTCCTCATGTGCTCTATGCAAATGAAGCCGTTTGCGTAGGTCCTCCACCGAGTAATCAATCCTATTTATTAGGTGATAAAATAATTGAGATTTGTAAAAAACTAAAGGTGGATAGCGTTCATCCAGGCTATGGTTTTTTGAGCGAAAACGCAGACTTTGCCAGAAAACTTCGAGAAGCTAAAATCACCCTCATAGGTCCAAGCCCAGAAGCCATGGACATTATGGGTGATAAAATTTCATCGAAGCTTGCAGTTAAGAAGTATGGAACGCCCCTGGTTCCGGGAATAGAAGATGCTATTTCAGATGTAGCGGCAGCTAAGAAAGTGGCGGCAGAAATCGGTTATCCAATAATTATCAAGGCTAGTGCAGGTGGTGGAGGTAAAGGCATGCGTATTGTACAAAAAGAAGAAGAATTTGAAGAGCAGATGGAACGCGCTATGAGCGAAGCGCGCAATGCATTTGGAAACGACGCCTGTTTTCTAGAAAAATATGTCACCAATCCACGTCATATTGAGGTTCAGGTTTTAGGCGATCATCATGGAAACTATGTTTATGTATTCGAGCGTGAATGTAGTATTCAGCGTCGTCACCAAAAAGTAGTCGAAGAAGCACCAAGCTGCATTCTTACGCCAGAAATCAGAGAAAAAATTGGAGAAGCTGCAATCAATGCTGCTAAGTCATGTAACTATACCAATGCTGGTACAGTTGAATTTATAGTGGACGATAAATTAAATTTCTATTTCTTAGAAATGAATACGAGACTGCAGGTGGAGCACCCTGTTTCCGAAATGATATCTGGCCTCGATTTAGTCAAGGAACAAATTAAAATAGCTAGAGGCGAAAAACTAGGTTTCAAACAAGAAGATTTAAAAATAAATGGTCATGCTCTAGAGTTAAGAGTGTATGCCGAAGATCCTCAAAACAACTTTCTCCCTGATATAGGTAAATTGGAAGTTTATCAAAAACCCGAAGGATTAGGCATTAGAGTGGACGATGGCTTTAGAGAAGGTATGGACATACCTATTTACTATGACCCCATGATAGCTAAACTAGTTGTTCATAGTAAGGATAGAACAGATGCCATCCAAAAAATGAAACGTGCTATCAAAGACTACAAAATAAGAGGAGTCAAAACGACCTTAGATTTCGGGCTCTTTGTATTGAATCACCCCAATTTTATTAGCGGTGATTTTGATACTGGCTTCGTCGATAAATTTTATAAACCAGAATATCTCAATGGAGTGCTGACTGAGGAGCAAGTAGATGTTGTTGAAAAATTTATTGCTTGTCTACCATCTGAAAGTAATGAGGTAAAAGCTGTGACTACGTCCATAAAACAAAGCAATTGGAAAAAAAATAGAGTTCAAAGATAG
- the murQ gene encoding N-acetylmuramic acid 6-phosphate etherase — protein sequence MQRTTESESHYQELEQQSMADILHWMNEEDKKVPLVIESILPDIEKFVAAVLPKLQNGGRMFYMGSGTSGRLGVVDASELPPTFGVAFEKVIGIIAGGDGAIRKAVEGAEDDTEQGWRDLEKWNISENDVVLGIAASGTTPYVIGAMKKCREHKIMTGCITCNAAAPLIEQVDFPIVAVVGPEFITGSTRLKAGTAQKLILNMISTSLMIKLGHVKGNKMVDMQLSNAKLVDRGTRMIMAEIDKDYEFCKDLLLKYGSVRKAVDNYLI from the coding sequence ATGCAGCGAACCACCGAATCCGAGTCACATTATCAAGAATTAGAGCAGCAGTCTATGGCGGATATTCTCCATTGGATGAATGAAGAGGATAAAAAAGTGCCTCTAGTCATAGAATCAATTTTGCCAGATATCGAAAAATTCGTAGCTGCAGTGCTACCGAAACTTCAAAATGGTGGTAGAATGTTTTATATGGGTTCGGGTACGAGCGGACGACTGGGTGTGGTCGATGCGTCAGAACTTCCACCTACTTTTGGAGTGGCATTCGAAAAAGTGATTGGCATCATAGCGGGCGGCGACGGAGCTATCCGCAAGGCAGTAGAAGGCGCAGAAGATGATACAGAACAAGGTTGGAGAGATTTAGAGAAATGGAATATCTCTGAGAACGATGTCGTGCTAGGGATAGCTGCCAGTGGTACGACGCCCTACGTTATTGGAGCTATGAAAAAATGTAGAGAGCATAAAATCATGACAGGTTGTATTACCTGCAATGCTGCTGCTCCACTCATAGAACAGGTTGATTTCCCTATAGTAGCGGTGGTAGGTCCTGAATTTATCACAGGTAGTACACGGCTCAAAGCAGGTACGGCACAGAAACTTATCCTCAACATGATATCGACTTCGCTCATGATAAAACTAGGTCATGTCAAAGGAAATAAAATGGTGGATATGCAACTCTCAAATGCGAAGCTAGTAGATAGAGGTACACGAATGATTATGGCAGAAATAGACAAGGACTATGAGTTTTGTAAAGATTTATTATTGAAATATGGAAGTGTGCGAAAGGCGGTGGATAATTATTTGATATGA
- a CDS encoding phosphoribosylglycinamide formyltransferase → MMQKVIAIFASGSGTNAENIYNYFLGTNISIKYIVCNNPNAGVLRRFENTDVEVILIQKKALESPDLLAKLYGVDLIVLAGFLVLIPASFVQAFPKKIINIHPALLPKYGGKGMYGDHIHKAVLENNEKEHGITIHYVNEEFDKGEIIFQEEFVVTENDNLASIQEKIHTLEFQNYPKVIERLLTFDLLLSTKLC, encoded by the coding sequence ATGATGCAAAAAGTCATCGCAATCTTCGCCTCAGGAAGCGGCACCAATGCAGAAAATATTTACAACTATTTTCTGGGAACAAATATTTCAATTAAGTATATAGTTTGTAATAATCCCAATGCAGGCGTACTGCGACGATTTGAAAACACAGATGTTGAAGTAATTCTCATTCAAAAAAAAGCACTAGAGTCTCCAGATTTATTAGCCAAACTGTATGGAGTTGATTTAATCGTCTTGGCAGGTTTTTTAGTTTTAATACCCGCAAGTTTCGTTCAGGCTTTCCCCAAAAAAATTATCAATATACATCCTGCTCTGCTGCCAAAGTATGGTGGCAAAGGTATGTATGGAGACCATATTCATAAAGCGGTATTGGAAAATAATGAAAAAGAGCATGGCATTACCATCCACTATGTCAATGAAGAATTTGATAAAGGGGAAATTATTTTCCAAGAAGAGTTTGTAGTAACAGAGAATGATAATTTAGCATCGATTCAAGAAAAAATACATACATTAGAGTTTCAGAATTATCCTAAAGTCATAGAAAGACTTTTAACTTTTGACCTTCTACTTTCCACTAAATTATGCTAG
- a CDS encoding MBL fold metallo-hydrolase: MMQIKKFTFNPIQENMYVIYDESKECIIIDPGCYFHNERLEFKNFIEENELKPVKLINTHCHLDHICGNKYVAETWSLKLEANKLDEYNLQRSIEAGIMYNMPIEPSPPIEVELNEGDDIRFGNSTLKVLFTPGHSAGSVSFYSEKHNFIIAGDVLFRMSIGRTDLPGGDFDTLIQSIKTKLMTLPKDTIVYSGHGEETTIGYEMKNNPFL, from the coding sequence ATAATGCAGATAAAAAAATTCACCTTCAATCCTATTCAGGAAAACATGTATGTAATCTATGATGAAAGCAAAGAATGTATTATCATAGATCCAGGTTGTTATTTTCATAATGAAAGGTTAGAGTTCAAAAATTTTATAGAAGAAAATGAGTTGAAGCCGGTCAAGCTCATCAATACACACTGCCACCTCGACCATATCTGTGGAAATAAGTACGTAGCCGAAACTTGGTCACTAAAACTCGAAGCCAATAAGCTAGATGAGTATAATTTGCAGCGAAGTATTGAAGCTGGAATCATGTATAATATGCCTATAGAGCCGAGCCCTCCTATTGAAGTAGAGTTGAATGAAGGTGATGATATTCGTTTTGGCAATTCTACCTTAAAAGTACTTTTCACTCCAGGTCATAGCGCAGGCAGTGTCAGCTTTTATAGTGAGAAACATAATTTCATCATAGCAGGTGATGTTCTTTTCAGAATGAGCATAGGACGTACAGATCTGCCAGGTGGAGATTTCGATACACTCATTCAGTCCATCAAGACAAAATTGATGACTCTACCCAAAGATACAATAGTGTATTCAGGTCATGGAGAAGAAACCACTATTGGCTATGAGATGAAGAATAATCCCTTTTTATGA
- a CDS encoding tRNA-(ms[2]io[6]A)-hydroxylase: MLGLKLPTDPRWVHLVDKSIEEILTDHAYCEQKAASSGISLIINYPHLEDLVDEVTKVVDEEWGHFRMVLDELKKRNLKFGRARKDEYVNELQKRIKSDGSPDGILLDRLLMCALIEARSCERFKLLSLQCSDLDLRAFYKRLMVSEAGHYKLFLDFAYHYLGEEKTDKRWKFFLDTEAQVMQELSLRGDRMH, from the coding sequence ATGCTAGGCCTCAAACTCCCCACCGATCCGCGCTGGGTCCATCTCGTAGATAAGTCTATAGAAGAAATTCTTACAGACCATGCCTATTGTGAACAGAAAGCGGCTAGTTCTGGAATATCGCTGATTATTAATTATCCACATCTCGAAGATTTAGTCGATGAAGTAACGAAAGTGGTGGACGAAGAGTGGGGGCACTTTCGAATGGTTTTGGATGAATTAAAAAAACGAAATCTAAAATTTGGGCGTGCGCGCAAGGATGAATACGTCAATGAACTTCAAAAGCGTATCAAAAGTGATGGTTCTCCTGACGGAATATTACTCGACAGATTGCTGATGTGTGCTTTGATAGAGGCTAGGAGTTGCGAGCGCTTTAAGCTACTCTCTCTGCAATGTTCTGATTTAGATCTCCGTGCTTTTTATAAAAGATTGATGGTATCGGAGGCTGGTCATTACAAGTTATTTCTTGATTTTGCATACCACTATTTAGGGGAAGAAAAAACGGATAAGCGTTGGAAGTTTTTCTTAGATACCGAAGCACAGGTTATGCAGGAATTGAGCCTTCGTGGCGATAGAATGCATTAA
- a CDS encoding F0F1 ATP synthase subunit epsilon encodes MTLNIITPEKTLYSSENASSVICPGMDGAFQLLNNHSALVSALKKGKVIVADSENKALEFPIVSGLVECSKNVVNILVEEN; translated from the coding sequence ATGACACTCAACATTATCACTCCCGAAAAGACACTTTATAGTTCTGAAAATGCTAGTTCGGTGATATGTCCTGGCATGGATGGTGCTTTTCAGCTTTTGAACAACCACTCTGCATTGGTCTCAGCCTTAAAAAAAGGCAAGGTGATCGTAGCTGATAGTGAAAATAAAGCCTTAGAATTTCCAATAGTCTCTGGTTTAGTAGAATGTTCAAAAAATGTGGTGAACATATTAGTAGAAGAGAATTAA
- a CDS encoding SDR family oxidoreductase produces the protein MKEQIAGKKFLVTGGAGFIGSHIVRYLINNGAFVRVLDNLLTGSMNNINEHLNSRNFEFIHGDIVDINTCQLVCEGMDYVCHQAALGSVPRSILYPEKTNEINVSGFVNMLIAAKDHKVKRFVYASSSSVYGDEYSLPKKEHIIGNQLSPYAVTKYTNELYAGVFANAYGLSTIGLRYFNIFGPNQDPNGPYAAVIPLFISSILQDKTIYINGDGKTTRDFTYVANAVHANICALLIDNETAYNQVYNIACGKNYSLLDLVNNLEQVTGKKANIEFRDFRQGDIRDSLADISRAMQLIGYQPQVDFYSGLKETIASFSENQTNS, from the coding sequence ATGAAGGAGCAAATAGCTGGCAAAAAATTTCTAGTTACGGGCGGTGCTGGCTTTATTGGTTCTCATATCGTTCGCTACCTAATAAATAATGGAGCGTTTGTTCGTGTTTTAGATAATCTTCTTACGGGGAGCATGAATAACATTAATGAACATTTAAACTCTAGGAATTTCGAATTTATTCATGGTGATATTGTAGATATAAACACTTGTCAATTAGTATGCGAAGGAATGGACTATGTCTGCCATCAGGCAGCCTTAGGTTCGGTTCCGCGCTCCATACTATACCCAGAAAAAACAAATGAAATCAATGTCTCAGGCTTTGTCAATATGCTAATAGCCGCTAAAGACCATAAGGTAAAGCGCTTTGTTTACGCTAGTAGTTCTTCGGTATATGGCGATGAGTATAGCCTGCCAAAGAAAGAACACATTATAGGCAATCAACTATCTCCTTACGCTGTTACTAAGTATACCAATGAACTGTATGCTGGAGTATTCGCAAATGCCTATGGTCTTTCAACTATTGGATTGCGATACTTTAATATCTTCGGTCCAAATCAAGACCCAAATGGACCTTATGCTGCCGTCATTCCATTATTTATTTCCAGTATACTACAGGACAAAACCATATATATCAATGGAGATGGCAAAACTACACGAGATTTCACTTATGTAGCGAATGCTGTCCATGCAAATATTTGCGCTCTTTTGATAGATAATGAAACTGCATACAACCAAGTATATAATATAGCTTGTGGCAAAAATTATTCACTTTTGGACCTAGTGAACAATTTAGAACAGGTTACTGGTAAAAAAGCTAACATAGAATTCAGAGATTTTCGTCAAGGAGATATCAGAGATTCTCTTGCCGATATTTCTAGAGCCATGCAATTGATAGGGTATCAACCTCAAGTAGATTTTTATTCAGGATTAAAGGAGACGATAGCTAGTTTTTCGGAGAATCAAACCAATTCTTAA
- a CDS encoding tail fiber domain-containing protein, producing MKKIILLLITISLCKLSAQVGAFQVRRQNTSDAAIMLGYNDYRYLTFGRASANPNNGAWSIEHWNSGLNFWRPWNTWNSGNYKMFISDGGFVGINMRPIDWYSISVPVSSYAWWLRRTISNFRLQIEGNAISHGWYTWSDVSIKTNIENLPTVLTKVLALEPKMYNYTKERSNSDIPLTDSIDIKDSTIKADFHLPIPTENEPKHYGLIAQDVKVQFPNIVGTVKENLEAINYVELVPILIKAIQEQQQTIQDLRQEIINWQGRSIDTIGQSRSRLFQNTPNPFDGTTTITYFIDETTAVTSAIIEVRNIMGVLQSTITLSDGTGLGSVLYNGSGLTQGYYIYTLKINGSVKDSKMFLKEQ from the coding sequence ATGAAAAAAATAATATTATTACTCATAACAATATCATTATGCAAGTTATCCGCCCAAGTGGGCGCTTTTCAGGTAAGACGACAAAACACAAGTGACGCAGCCATTATGCTAGGGTATAATGATTATAGATACCTAACCTTTGGCAGGGCATCTGCTAATCCGAATAATGGTGCGTGGTCTATCGAGCATTGGAATAGTGGTCTTAATTTCTGGAGACCATGGAATACTTGGAACTCTGGAAACTATAAAATGTTTATCTCTGACGGAGGTTTTGTGGGCATAAACATGCGTCCAATCGATTGGTATTCGATTTCTGTCCCTGTATCGTCCTATGCGTGGTGGCTGAGAAGAACTATTAGCAATTTTAGGCTACAGATAGAGGGCAATGCCATCTCTCACGGCTGGTACACTTGGAGCGATGTGAGTATCAAGACCAATATTGAAAATCTACCTACGGTATTAACTAAAGTTCTCGCTCTAGAGCCGAAAATGTATAATTATACCAAAGAAAGATCAAACTCGGATATACCACTTACAGATAGTATAGATATAAAGGACTCCACGATAAAGGCAGACTTTCATCTACCAATACCTACTGAAAATGAACCCAAGCACTATGGTCTAATAGCACAGGATGTCAAGGTTCAGTTCCCCAATATTGTAGGTACTGTAAAAGAAAATTTAGAGGCTATCAATTATGTAGAATTAGTCCCTATATTGATCAAAGCTATTCAGGAGCAGCAGCAGACGATACAAGATTTGCGCCAAGAGATTATCAACTGGCAGGGACGATCTATCGATACCATTGGTCAGTCTCGGTCTCGATTGTTTCAAAATACGCCCAATCCTTTCGATGGCACTACGACCATCACATATTTTATAGATGAGACGACGGCTGTGACCTCAGCTATTATAGAAGTGAGAAACATTATGGGAGTGCTACAGTCTACCATAACCCTCAGTGATGGCACAGGCTTAGGCAGTGTGCTCTATAATGGTTCTGGTCTAACCCAAGGATATTACATCTATACGCTCAAAATCAATGGTAGTGTCAAAGATTCAAAAATGTTTTTAAAAGAACAATAG
- a CDS encoding T9SS type A sorting domain-containing protein gives MKNLRLLFLISFIGINSSTVAQQEFKEWAPIGANWLYCDQTIGGEYFCVRIAHERDTTVRNHRYKVFDVFDLQVRPTFENRSEVLLGSYFISTVGDTVFEYCRKEKKEVYYVDRELVGDTIYPYRSCDPNDTVWVRLDTVYYKIMNGFGTSAKYKMKIYSSNASYFSWGKYVSKDTLAEFMPYKAITFSYLIRSNNFNYHKYLVHNATCRCNNPNFNQPRVSPQHFDCYYDPNLGSYIFYSGFCWLRNAYMSIQGSDRPGLKIYPNPAKDQLFVQSDNSEELLYIIYDSQGKYISSDKFHQSASLDISHLPPSTYYICIQNKSEVLGRQKFVKN, from the coding sequence ATGAAGAATCTAAGATTATTATTTCTAATAAGTTTCATTGGTATCAATAGTTCTACTGTCGCTCAGCAAGAATTTAAAGAATGGGCACCTATAGGCGCTAATTGGTTGTATTGTGACCAGACTATCGGTGGCGAGTATTTTTGTGTGAGAATAGCGCATGAAAGAGATACAACTGTTCGCAATCATAGGTACAAGGTGTTTGATGTCTTCGACCTTCAGGTAAGACCCACTTTTGAAAATCGATCCGAGGTCTTATTGGGCAGTTATTTTATATCTACAGTCGGAGATACTGTTTTTGAATATTGCCGCAAGGAAAAAAAAGAAGTCTACTATGTGGATAGAGAATTGGTGGGTGATACCATTTATCCATATAGAAGCTGTGACCCCAATGATACCGTCTGGGTCAGATTAGATACTGTTTATTATAAAATTATGAATGGTTTCGGTACTTCAGCAAAATATAAAATGAAGATATATTCAAGCAATGCCTCATACTTTAGTTGGGGAAAATATGTGTCGAAAGATACATTAGCTGAATTCATGCCATACAAGGCAATAACATTCTCATATTTAATCAGGTCTAACAATTTCAATTATCATAAGTATTTGGTTCATAATGCTACATGTCGATGTAACAATCCAAATTTTAATCAACCAAGAGTATCGCCTCAGCATTTTGATTGTTATTATGATCCGAATCTAGGAAGCTACATATTTTATTCTGGTTTCTGCTGGCTGAGAAATGCTTATATGTCTATACAGGGTTCAGATAGACCAGGTTTGAAAATCTATCCTAATCCTGCCAAAGATCAGTTGTTTGTACAATCGGATAATTCGGAAGAATTGCTCTATATTATCTATGATAGCCAGGGGAAATATATTTCCTCTGACAAATTTCATCAATCTGCGAGTCTAGATATTTCTCACTTACCTCCTAGTACCTATTATATATGTATTCAGAATAAATCAGAAGTTCTAGGTCGTCAAAAATTCGTTAAAAATTAA
- a CDS encoding F0F1 ATP synthase subunit beta — translation MSNNGKIQQVIGPVVDVYFGEGAALPKILNALEINKGNGQKTILEVQQHLGDNKVRTIAMDSTDGLTRGMEVADTGAPITMPTGNAIRGRLFNVMGEAIDGIQRDLTKEGGYPIHNQPPKYEDLSTSTDVLFTGIKVIDLIEPYAKGGKIGLFGGAGVGKTVLIMELINNIAKAYDGMSVFAGVGERTREGNDLLREMIESNVIKYGDEFKHVMEEGGWDLSKVDLKALETSQATLVFGQMNEPPGARARVALSGLTMAEYFRDGGPDADKGGKDILFFVDNIFRFTQAGSEVSALLGRMPSAVGYQPTLATEMGIMQERITSTKKGSITSVQAVYVPADDLTDPAPATTFAHLDATTVLSRKIAELGIYPAVDPLDSTSRILSPTVVGEAHYTCAQRVKELLQRYKELQDIIAILGMDELSEEDKLVVHRARRVQRFLSQPFHVAEQFTGLKGVLVPIEETIKGFNMIMAGEVDQYPEAAFNLVGTIEEAIEKGKKLMAQA, via the coding sequence ATGTCAAATAACGGTAAGATTCAGCAGGTTATCGGTCCGGTAGTAGACGTTTACTTCGGTGAAGGTGCAGCACTACCAAAAATTCTGAACGCTTTGGAAATCAACAAAGGTAATGGTCAGAAAACTATCTTGGAAGTTCAGCAGCATTTAGGTGATAATAAAGTTCGCACCATAGCTATGGACTCTACCGATGGACTCACAAGAGGAATGGAAGTAGCCGATACCGGTGCTCCTATCACCATGCCTACCGGAAATGCTATCAGAGGTCGTCTATTCAACGTAATGGGCGAGGCTATCGATGGCATTCAGCGTGATTTGACTAAGGAAGGTGGATATCCTATCCATAATCAACCGCCGAAATACGAAGATTTATCGACTTCTACCGACGTTCTTTTTACAGGTATCAAAGTTATTGACTTGATTGAGCCTTATGCAAAAGGTGGTAAAATTGGACTTTTTGGTGGAGCAGGGGTAGGTAAGACCGTATTGATTATGGAATTGATCAATAACATAGCGAAGGCATACGATGGTATGTCTGTATTCGCAGGTGTGGGAGAGCGAACAAGAGAAGGAAATGACCTATTGAGAGAGATGATTGAATCAAACGTTATCAAATACGGTGATGAATTCAAACATGTCATGGAAGAAGGCGGTTGGGATTTATCTAAAGTGGATTTAAAAGCATTAGAAACTTCACAAGCTACCTTGGTATTCGGTCAGATGAATGAGCCTCCTGGAGCGAGAGCGAGAGTAGCTCTTTCAGGTTTGACTATGGCAGAATATTTCCGTGATGGAGGTCCTGATGCAGACAAAGGTGGAAAGGATATTCTTTTCTTCGTAGATAATATCTTTAGATTTACCCAAGCAGGTTCTGAAGTATCGGCACTACTAGGTCGTATGCCTTCAGCGGTAGGTTATCAGCCAACACTTGCTACGGAGATGGGTATCATGCAAGAGCGTATTACTTCAACAAAGAAAGGGTCTATCACATCGGTACAAGCGGTTTATGTACCTGCAGATGACTTGACCGACCCAGCTCCAGCTACTACCTTTGCGCACTTAGATGCTACTACGGTACTTTCTAGAAAGATAGCTGAGCTAGGTATCTATCCAGCGGTAGATCCATTGGATTCTACTTCTAGAATTTTGAGTCCTACAGTAGTAGGTGAGGCACACTATACCTGTGCTCAAAGAGTAAAAGAATTATTACAGAGATATAAAGAACTTCAAGATATTATCGCCATCCTTGGTATGGATGAATTGTCTGAAGAGGATAAATTGGTGGTGCATAGAGCGAGAAGAGTGCAGCGTTTCTTATCTCAACCATTCCACGTAGCAGAGCAGTTTACAGGCTTGAAAGGGGTACTTGTGCCTATCGAAGAGACTATAAAAGGCTTTAATATGATCATGGCAGGAGAAGTAGATCAGTATCCAGAGGCAGCATTTAACCTTGTAGGTACTATCGAAGAAGCTATCGAGAAAGGTAAAAAATTAATGGCGCAAGCTTAA